In the genome of Raphanus sativus cultivar WK10039 chromosome 4, ASM80110v3, whole genome shotgun sequence, one region contains:
- the LOC108850318 gene encoding LOW QUALITY PROTEIN: AAA-ATPase At3g28540-like (The sequence of the model RefSeq protein was modified relative to this genomic sequence to represent the inferred CDS: inserted 1 base in 1 codon) translates to MREAGGVWGFTGSSMTSLMFFWAMYNQFFPYQLLALIMKYVYKLMGWVSTSVHIKLMGWVDKGEAYNSIRNYLSSKSTARANRLKANEKRGGKSLVLSLDDHESVEDVFNGVKVTWSSNVTSKREDQANAGGSEERRYFTLSFHTRHREMIIERYLEYVLSEGRKIEIKKRERKLYTNNTSLYAREDKWCGVPFHHPATFETLAMDQEKKEGIKKDLMKFGKGKDYYKKVGKPWKRGYLLFGPPGTGKSTMISAMANFLEYDVYDLELTTVKDNSDLKKLLLDTKDKSIIVIEDIDCSLGVAGQXEEEDEEGKNISYVTALYEERERSRVTLSGLLNAIDGLWSASSDEKIMVFTTNFVENLDPALIRRGRMDNHIEMSYCRFEAFKVLAKNYLEIESHDLYGEIERLVEEIDMSPADVAENLMPKSDEEDAEICLKRLLKSLEEERENSRKLAVEEEKKKAEWEARRKKKADQEEKKKTADQEDN, encoded by the exons ATGCGTGAGGCCGGAGGAGTATGGGGGTTCACAGGCTCGAGCATGACAAGCCTTATGTTCTTCTGGGCGATGTACAACCAGTTTTTCCCTTACCAACTCCTAGCCCTGATTATGAAATACGTATACAAGTTGATGGGATGGGTTTCCACATCTGTTCACATCAAGTTGATGGGATGGGTCGACAAGGGCGAAGCTTACAACTCCATACGCAACTACTTGTCCTCCAAGTCAACGGCTCGTGCGAATAGACTCAAGGCTAACGAAAAGAGAGGCGGGAAATCTCTGGTGCTCAGTTTGGACGATCACGAATCTGTCGAAGATGTGTTTAACGGCGTTAAGGTGACATGGTCTTCGAATGTGACCAGCAAGCGTGAGGATCAAGCTAACGCAGGCGGTTCTGAGGAGAGAAGGTACTTCACTCTTAGCTTCCATACGAGGCACAGAGAGATGATCATTGAGAGGTATCTTGAGTACGTTTTGAGTGAAGGGAGAAAGATTGAGatcaagaagagagagaggaagctTTACACTAACAACACGAGTCTTTATGCGAGGGAAGACAAATGGTGTGGTGTTCCTTTTCATCACCCAGCTACGTTCGAGACTTTGGCTATGGATCAGGAGAAGAAAGAAGGGATCAAGAAGGATCTGATGAAGTTTGGCAAAGGGAAAGATTATTACAAGAAGGTTGGGAAGCCGTGGAAGAGAGGTTATCTCTTGTTTGGTCCTCCTGGGACAGGGAAGTCTACAATGATCTCTGCTATGGCGAATTTTTTGGAGTATGATGTGTATGACCTTGAGCTAACCACCGTGAAGGACAACTCTGACTTGAAGAAGCTCTTGCTTGATACAAAAGATAAGTCTATCATTGTGATTGAAGATATTGACTGCTCCCTTGGTGTAGCGgggc aagaggaagaagatgaagagggtAAGAATATATCATATGTCACGGCGCTTTATGAAGAAAGAGAACGGAGTAGGGTTACCTTGTCAGGGCTACTAAACGCCATTGATGGGTTATGGTCAGCTTCTAGTGATGAGAAGATTATGGTGTTTACTACAAACTTTGTGGAGAATCTTGATCCGGCTTTGATAAGGAGAGGAAGGATGGATAACCATATTGAGATGTCTTATTGTAGGTTTGAGGCTTTTAAGGTTTTGGCTAAGAACTACTTGGAGATTGAGTCTCATGACTTGTATGGAGAGATTGAGAGATTGGTGGAGGAGATAGATATGTCTCCTGCTGATGTTGCTGAGAATCTGATGCCTAAGTCTGATGAAGAAGATGCTGAGATTTGTCTTAAGCGTTTGCTCAAGTCTTTGGAGGAAGAGAGGGAGAACTCGAGGAAGCTAGCTgttgaagaggagaagaagaaagcagagTGGGAagcgaggaggaagaagaaggcagatcaagaagagaagaagaagacggcaGATCAAGAAGATAATTAG
- the LOC108853555 gene encoding RNA pseudouridine synthase 1-like isoform X1, protein MSTASPPLLVRNLLSAKQNTLFRQLHIKAMEAPHDLPITDLDYPKPISAPPPPISKDIELKRAIEASSKSTLFNLTTDHVLYQDEWLMAVNKPKGVYCESVLSSAPNIILDSSLNEFHLANRLDRDTSGVMLITKSHKVAAKLVKAFTEHKIRKSYIALSIAPSPNWSKITIKSGHGRSKHGAWRVYAALDVGKVLPGGSFVRDMETTFEVVSINGENPQPSESESIIVVEGGEPELSCVGDGDDVVVVRAFPQSGRTHQIRLHCQYLGIPIRGDVKYHGMYKWRGRTFEGHELHAESLSLDHPITGNIDAEGELEFDCSSLDTNDSDNESDDVDLNTSEHDRSVKKTSKAATKGQNKDGIVFLKDTFNSSTLFY, encoded by the exons ATGTCTActgcttctcctcctcttctcgTTCGAAACCTCCTCTCAGCTAAACAAAACACCCTATTTCGCCAACTCCACATCAAAGCCATGGAAGCTCCCCACGATCTCCCCATAACGGATCTGGATTACCCTAAACCTATCTCCGCTCCGCCCCCTCCCATCTCCAAAGACATCGAACTCAAAAGAGCCATCGAAGCTTCCTCAAAATCCACTCTTTTCAATCTCACAACAGACCATGTGTTATACCAAGACGAATGGCTCATGGCCGTAAACAAGCCCAAAGGTGTCTACTGCGAATCTGTTCTTTCCTCTGCTCCTAACATCATCCTTG ATTCTTCATTGAATGAGTTTCATCTTGCGAATAGATTAGACCGTGACACTAGCGGCGTTATGCTCATTACTAAGTCCCATAAAGTAGCCGCTAAACTCGTTAAAGCCTTCACAGAACATAAGATTCGCAAATCCTACATTGCTCTCTCCATCGCACCATCCCCAAACTGGAGCAAGATCACGATTAAGTCTGGCCATGGACGCTCCAAACACGGAGCTTGGCGCGTTTACGCTGCCTTGGACGTTGGTAAGGTCTTACCTGGAGGATCATTTGTTAGAGATATGGAGACAACATTTGAAGTTGTATCGATAAACGGTGAAAACCCCCAACCTTCTGAATCAGAAAGTATAATTGTTGTCGAGGGGGGCGAACCAGAATTGAGTTGTGTCGGAGACGGAGACGATGTTGTTGTGGTGAGGGCGTTCCCACAAAGTGGTAGGACGCATCAGATTAGGTTACATTGTCAGTATCTTGGGATTCCGATTAGAGGAGATGTTAAGTATCATGGGATGTATAAGTGGAGAGGGAGAACATTCGAGGGTCATGAGCTTCATGCTGAGAGTTTGTCTTTGGATCATCCTATTACAG GAAATATTGATGCAGAAGGTGAATTGGAATTTGATTGTAGTTCTCTAGATACTAATGATTCAGATAACGAATCAGATGATGTTGATCTTAACACTTCTGAACATGATCGAAGTGTTAAAAAAACATCTAAAGCAGCTACAAAAGGACAAAACAAAGATGGTATTGTCTTTTTAAAAGACACTTTCAACTCAAGTACGCTTTTTTATTAG
- the LOC108852225 gene encoding LOW QUALITY PROTEIN: transcription factor IIIB 60 kDa subunit (The sequence of the model RefSeq protein was modified relative to this genomic sequence to represent the inferred CDS: deleted 2 bases in 1 codon), translating into MVWCNHCGKEVAGLRPEGGALACNKCGRILENFYFSDEVTFIKNAAGQSQASGNIVSSVSSGITSSRERRNRIARDELMNLRDALQIGDDSDVVVNMAFRLFGVAADQNFTKGRRSELVLSSCLYLACRQQKKLAFLLIDFSSYLRVSVYELGSVYLQLCELLFLVENNNYEELVDPSIFIPRFTKSLLKGEHDNDKTRKKVIKTATNIIASMKRDWMQTGRKPSGICGAAIYIAALSRGIKCSTTDIAHIVHMCGATITKRLNEFANTEAASLTVKELKKSEKPFTPRPNSDKEVVNCKHKDSKSFGYGLCKDCHEKFMKVSGGVVGGSDPPAFQRAEKERMAKAAREENEGGGIEKIEEEPYWNAEASDESDNLSDLDGDPVVDGCILDEDEKVAIKKSWEFLNRDWLKEQADKEAALKTASEAFNASNANCPEYARNLVEASKASVTNSRKEKRQKRAEEAKNAPPATPLEAVTRALGRKNISFNYDLLEELLDTSSGEKSHKKSRTETLIEKKKKEVEIEEEEEEEAEEDEEQPYEMNTDEKFYEDQVEEEEDEDGYDFGLY; encoded by the exons ATGGTGTGGTGTAACCATTGTGGGAAGGAAGTTGCCGGATTACGCCCAGAAGGCGGTGCTTT GGCATGTAATAAATGTGGGAGGATAttggaaaacttctatttttctgATGAAGTTACTTTCATTAAGAATGCCGCTGGACAG aGCCAAGCGTCAGGTAACATAGTGAGTAGTGTTTCGAGTGGGATTACAAGCTCACGTGAAAGGAGAAATAGAATTG CTAGAGATGAGTTAATGAATTTGAGAGATGCCTTGCAAATTGGTGATGACAGTGATGTTGTGGTTAACATGGCTTTCCGATTATTTGGg GTCGCAGCTGACCAAAACTTCACCAAAGGGCGCAGAAGTGAACTAGTACTCTCTTCCTGTCTCTACTTGGCTTGCAG GCAACAAAAGAAGTTAGCATTTCTTCTTATTGATTTTTCGAGCTACCTTCGAGTTTCCGT TTACGAGTTAGGTTCTGTCTACTTGCAACTCTGTGAACTGCTCTTCTTGGTGGAAAACAACAACTATGAGGAGCTTGTTGATCCTTCAATCTTCATTCCTCGATTCACAAAAA GCTTATTAAAAGGTGAACATGACAAcgataaaacaagaaaaaaagtcATAAAAACGGCTACCAACATTATAGCTAGTATGAAGAGAGATTGGATGCAG ACCGGCCGCAAACCAAGTGGAATATGTGGAGCAGCAATTTACATAGCTGCCCTTTCTCGTGGTATCAAGTGCTCGACCACCGATATT GCACACATTGTGCATATGTGTGGAGCAACAATAACTAAAAGATTGAATGAGTTTGCTAACACCGAAGCTGCAAGTTTAACT GTTAAGGAGCTCAAAAAAAGCGAAAAACCTTTTACGCCAAGACCAAATTCCGACAAGGAAGTAGTGAACTGTAAACATAAGGATTCAAAAAGTTTTGGTTATGGATTATGCAAGGACTGTCACGAAAAG TTCATGAAAGTTTCTGGTGGAGTTGTTGGTGGGTCGGATCCTCCTGCTTTCCAGCgagcagagaaagagagaatgGCAAAAGCAGCTAGAGAGGAAAACGAGGGAGGAGGCATTG AGAAAATTGAAGAAGAACCATATTGGAATGCTGAAGCTTCGGATGAGTCAGACAATCTTTCTGACCTCGATGGTGATCCTGTG GTGGATGGCTGTATTCTTGACGAGGACGAAAAGGTAGCCATTAAAAAATCATGGGAGTTTCTTAACAGAGACTGGCTTAAG GAGCAAGCGGATAAGGAAGCAGCTCTGAAGACTGCTAGTGAAGCTTTCAACGCGAGCAATGCTAATTGCCCTGAATACGCAAGAAATCTTGTTGAAGCTTCTAAAGCATCTGTGACTAATTCTAGAAAG GAAAAGCGGCAAAAACGTGCAGAGGAAGCAAAGAACGCGCCTCCCGCA ACACCTTTGGAAGCTGTTACCAGAGCGCTTGGTAGAAAg AATATCAGTTTCAACTACGATCTTTTGGAAGAGCTCTTAGATACTTCC tCAGGTGAGAAGTCCCACAAGAAATCAAGAACCGAAACACttatagagaagaagaagaaggaagttgaaattgaagaggaggaagaagaagaagctgaagaagatgaagaacaaccATACGAAATGAACACAGATGAGAAATTCTATGAAGACCAagtggaagaggaagaggatgagGATGGTTATGATTTTGGATTGTATTAA
- the LOC108853555 gene encoding RNA pseudouridine synthase 1-like isoform X2: protein MSTASPPLLVRNLLSAKQNTLFRQLHIKAMEAPHDLPITDLDYPKPISAPPPPISKDIELKRAIEASSKSTLFNLTTDHVLYQDEWLMAVNKPKGVYCESVLSSAPNIILDSSLNEFHLANRLDRDTSGVMLITKSHKVAAKLVKAFTEHKIRKSYIALSIAPSPNWSKITIKSGHGRSKHGAWRVYAALDVGKVLPGGSFVRDMETTFEVVSINGENPQPSESESIIVVEGGEPELSCVGDGDDVVVVRAFPQSGRTHQIRLHCQYLGIPIRGDVKYHGMYKWRGRTFEGHELHAESLSLDHPITGDPLVIHAPLPCWAAGI, encoded by the exons ATGTCTActgcttctcctcctcttctcgTTCGAAACCTCCTCTCAGCTAAACAAAACACCCTATTTCGCCAACTCCACATCAAAGCCATGGAAGCTCCCCACGATCTCCCCATAACGGATCTGGATTACCCTAAACCTATCTCCGCTCCGCCCCCTCCCATCTCCAAAGACATCGAACTCAAAAGAGCCATCGAAGCTTCCTCAAAATCCACTCTTTTCAATCTCACAACAGACCATGTGTTATACCAAGACGAATGGCTCATGGCCGTAAACAAGCCCAAAGGTGTCTACTGCGAATCTGTTCTTTCCTCTGCTCCTAACATCATCCTTG ATTCTTCATTGAATGAGTTTCATCTTGCGAATAGATTAGACCGTGACACTAGCGGCGTTATGCTCATTACTAAGTCCCATAAAGTAGCCGCTAAACTCGTTAAAGCCTTCACAGAACATAAGATTCGCAAATCCTACATTGCTCTCTCCATCGCACCATCCCCAAACTGGAGCAAGATCACGATTAAGTCTGGCCATGGACGCTCCAAACACGGAGCTTGGCGCGTTTACGCTGCCTTGGACGTTGGTAAGGTCTTACCTGGAGGATCATTTGTTAGAGATATGGAGACAACATTTGAAGTTGTATCGATAAACGGTGAAAACCCCCAACCTTCTGAATCAGAAAGTATAATTGTTGTCGAGGGGGGCGAACCAGAATTGAGTTGTGTCGGAGACGGAGACGATGTTGTTGTGGTGAGGGCGTTCCCACAAAGTGGTAGGACGCATCAGATTAGGTTACATTGTCAGTATCTTGGGATTCCGATTAGAGGAGATGTTAAGTATCATGGGATGTATAAGTGGAGAGGGAGAACATTCGAGGGTCATGAGCTTCATGCTGAGAGTTTGTCTTTGGATCATCCTATTACAGGTGATCCTCTTGTTATACATGCTCCTCTTCCGTGTTGGGCTGCTGGAATTTGA
- the LOC108855400 gene encoding AAA-ATPase At3g28570, mitochondrial → MSQTGVIKDQKLLLLQKKKSKRNLIEILMGSIVKPLLGDNLTTIGSNIAGLLFIIETLRRYFPGQLKVTIQQLLVNAIHRLPFFKKCADKTLAYFSPYAQIRFREIEEYRYNYAYSAIKTYLGAQVNPQVKNLKGSQMRGRESLDFKRDDDKVEDEYEGAKMWWEDLKSTDGVKMCRLTFHRSNWEVVTGAYLSYVVEEGKSIEEKKKTVRIFMNNPSSNWKLQMKHLWSSIDFEHPATFDTMAMDPKKKDEIMSDLLEFREGEEYYKKIGKAWKRGYLLHGPPGTGKSTMIAAMANLMSYSIYDLELTSIENNWELKKLLLATSSKSIIVIEDIDCSLDLTGERGVKEDHQSNAEIKREKKKENSVTLSGLLNFIDGIWSAYGQKRILVFTTNHLGKLDQALIRRGRMDMHIELSYCRFEAFKILAKNYLNLDSHPLFGEIETLLEETNMTPADVAENLMVKYGESGVDGSLKGLVRALEQMKLNQHSNEQQKEIEYLTKQ, encoded by the coding sequence ATGAGTCAAACCGGTGTGATAAAAGATcagaagcttcttcttcttcagaaaaagaaaagcaaaagaaaCCTAATCGAAATCTTGATGGGATCCATCGTGAAGCCACTGTTGGGAGACAACCTAACCACAATAGGATCAAACATTGCAGGTCTACTCTTCATCATCGAAACCCTAAGAAGATACTTCCCTGGACAGCTCAAGGTCACGATCCAACAACTCCTCGTCAACGCAATCCACCGGTTACCCTTTTTCAAGAAGTGCGCCGACAAGACTCTTGCCTACTTCTCACCTTACGCTCAGATCAGGTTCAGAGAAATCGAGGAGTACAGATACAACTACGCTTACTCTGCCATCAAGACCTACCTTGGCGCGCAAGTTAACCCTCAAGTGAAGAATCTCAAGGGTAGCCAGATGAGGGGGAGAGAGTCTTTGGATTTCAAACGTGACGATGATAAAGTTGAGGATGAGTATGAAGGTGCGAAGATGTGGTGGGAGGATCTAAAATCCACGGACGGTGTTAAGATGTGTAGGCTTACTTTCCATAGAAGTAACTGGGAGGTAGTGACTGGTGCTTACTTGAGCTACGTTGTGGAAGAAGGCAAGTCCattgaagaaaagaagaagacggTCAGGATCTTTATGAACAACCCAAGTTCCAACTGGAAGCTGCAGATGAAACATCTGTGGAGTAGCATTGACTTCGAGCATCCAGCAACGTTTGACACAATGGCTATGGATCCTAAAAAGAAAGATGAGATTATGAGTGATCTTTTAGAGTTTAGAGAAGGTGAAGAGTATTATAAAAAGATTGGGAAAGCTTGGAAGAGGGGTTACTTGTTGCATGGACCTCCAGGGACAGGCAAGTCCACCATGATAGCAGCTATGGCGAATCTGATGAGTTATAGTATCTATGATCTTGAGCTAACTTCCATAGAAAACAACTGGGAGCTCAAGAAGCTGTTGCTAGCGACGAGTAGTAAGTCAATCATTGTGATTGAGGATATAGACTGTTCCTTGGACCTCACGGGAGAGAGGGGAGTAAAAGAAGATCATCAGAGCAATGCAGAGatcaagagagagaagaagaaagagaattCAGTTACACTCTCTGGATTGTTGAACTTTATAGATGGGATTTGGTCGGCTTATGGACAAAAGAGGATACTTGTGTTCACAACGAACCATTTGGGAAAACTTGACCAAGCTTTGATCAGAAGAGGAAGGATGGATATGCATATAGAGTTGTCTTATTGCAGATTTGAAGCGTTCAAGATTCTTGCTAAGAACTATCTGAATCTTGATTCACATCCCTTGTTTGGTGAGATTGAGACTTTGCTGGAAGAAACGAATATGACACCGGCTGATGTTGCGGAGAACTTGATGGTGAAATATGGTGAATCTGGTGTTGATGGATCACTCAAGGGTTTGGTCCGAGCTTTGGAACAGATGAAGTTGAACCAACATTCAAATGAACAACAGAAGGAGATTGAGTATTTAACCAAACAATAA